A stretch of DNA from Salmo trutta chromosome 12, fSalTru1.1, whole genome shotgun sequence:
gacgcattttatgggaaaatagttagtcaacgtcaggtgccgatgtaaaatgctgtttttatatagaaatatgacctttattgaacaaaagaatgcatgctgtgtgtaacatgatgtcctaggtgtgtcatctgatgaagtttgtaaaaggttagtgctgcatttagctgttttttggttatatgtgatgcatgtgcttggtcggaaaattcaaatgatgctacttttaccatgtactcctctaacataatctaatgttgtgcttttcctgtaaaacctttttgaaatcggacgacgagggtcgattcaagagaggtgtatctataaaatgatatgagacagtcctatatttgaaaaaaaataaatattgaatttcgttatgctaatgtcgctaggagtttttcgctggaaaatgatcccgctaacgggatgagacgctcAAGATTAAAGACGTCCTTCAGTGATTTttgaacttttcctgttgaaaagtgatatcccaagtatacagtaaagtacacacattaaaggataaaaaaaacatgttttgagcaaaataattttttttagacacaactgcaaacttcaaaGAGTAGGTCATTCAGGGACTTGGTCTGATGAGAATTTGTGATGTCATTTGCCTTTTTTTTGCCAATTCAGGGAGAAAATTaacttgttttttacatttttgtttttacaggatttgtgttacattttacatactgtacatggcaCTTTTTTTACACAGTTAAATAACAAAGACAAGGGGCCATTGAAAGCCACCCCACCTCCTAGCTCTACATTGGGGCAATAGAAAGCCACCCCACCTCCTAGCCCTACATTGCCTTTTGTGAAttaaatcaggtgttaaatgaggtgaaaaggagactggagtacGACTTTAACTTCAGAGGTCAAGCATTTACcatgcctttggaaagtattcagtcgccttgacttttaccacattttgttacgctacagtcttattctaaaatggatgaaaaagtAAAtcatctcagcaatctacacacaataccacataatgacaaagcgtaaacaggtttttagaaatgtttgcacatttaataaaaataaaaagtgaaagttgaaagtgcatgtcagagcaaaaacccagacatgaggtcgaaggaattgtccgtagagctcctagatagtattgtgtcgaggcatagatctggggaagggtaccaaaaaatgtctgcagcattgaaggtccccaagaacacagtggcctccgtcattcttaaatggaagaagtttagaaccaccaagtcTCCTCCTAGAGTTGGCTGccaagccaaactgagcaatcgggggagaagggccatggtcactctgacagagttccagagttcctctgtggagatgagagaaacttccaaaaggacaactatctctgcagcacttcaccaatcaggcctttatggtagagtgatcagacggaagccacacctcagtaaaaggcacatgacagccctcttggagtttgccaaaaggcaactaaaggactctcagactatgggaaacaagattctctgatctgatgaaaccaagattgaaccttTTGGCCTGCATGAcaccgtcacgtctggaggaaacctggcaccatctctacggtgaagcatggtggtggcagcatcatgctgtggggatgtttttcagtggcagggactgagagactagtcaggattgaggaaaagatgaacagatcaaaatacagagagatccttgatgaaaacctgctacagagtgctcaggacctcagactggggcgaaggttcaccttccaacaggacaacgaccctaagcacacagccaaaacaacgcaggagtggctttgggacacgtctctgaatgtccttgagtggcccagccagagcccggacttgaacctgatcgaacatctctggagagacctgaaaatagctgtgcatcaacactcctcatccaacctgacagagcttgaggggatctgtaGAGAGGAAAACCTCccctaatacaggtgtgccaagtttgtagtgtcatactcaagaagactcaaggctgtaatcgctgtcaaaggtgcttcaacaaagtactaagtaaagagtctgaatacttaagtaaatgtgatatttcagttatgctagaaacacatttccattacacacttgtttgtaacaggacaaatataagcaaaTGATTGTTTAAAGGATGATAATCACATTATGAAAACAGTAAATTATCTTGGTTCATATCGTTTCCTTCTTAGTGATCCTATACTGTGCTACAGTGGGGAGTGAGTGTTGACTACAAAGACAGTGACAAGAGGCTTTCCCCTGTAAAACAAATACACATTGCAACATCATTAATCATGGGCATGTATTTCATTTGCCAGATAATTAATTTGCATTATCTTGCATTTAGAAAGAGAGATTTAGACAGAGGGAAACATTGACACTCACCCTTGTATGCTGATGGCTGGCTCACTCCCACAAGTCTCTGCAAATGAGACGATGGGTGCCCTGGATGGCAGGCTTAGACTGGGCCTCCTGTCCGAGTGGCTACGTCGGATGAAAGGTTTGGGCCCTCGCACAGACATAGGCAGCCTACCACGATTTCCCCAGGAACGCGGGACAACACTACCACTGATGGATGCCCAAGCCTGGGGGGGGCAGGGTACGGGGCAAGGCTGGGCCTCAAACAGTGAGGACGAGGCCGGGCAGAAAACTGAGCGAGCGTTACTGATCAACTGAGAGATAGCTGAAGCCCCTGGGCTGGAGTCCTTGCTGCTGTTCTCACGTTTCCATCTTTGTACCCTTGGGGACGTTGGTGGTGAGGGTGCCTTGAAAGAATGTGTGGAGTCAGAAGAGCTGGAGTTTGGGGTCAATACTTTTCTTGGGGCAGGTGGGCTTGGAAGTCTTCTCTGAAGCGGTGGTGGGGTGGGAAGTTTGCGAATGGCTGGAGGGCTGTTCGTGGATGGGGGCGTAGGCTGTTTTCTGAAGGTGGTGGGACTGGGTAATCTTCGATGCAAGCCACTTGGGGTTGAAGGCGTGGAAGGCAGCATTCGGATTCTAGATGCAGGCGGGGTGTCAGGTGGTTGGCTACTGATGGTTGAAGTGGGAGGCACTGTCTCAGAGGGACTGtcatctccctgtctccctcccgaTTCTGCTCGATTGGGAGAGGGCCTTCTGGGCACAGCCTGACCTTTCTCAATAGGAGACTCTGAGGAGTGCCGCAAGTGGATGATTTTTCTAGCTTGCTTGTAGAGAGTGGCCGCCTCCTCTGTCTCAGGGTCTACCTCCAGCTGATGCTCATCGTGGCTAATGCTGGAACTAGCATAAATGTCCCGCCTTACCATCCGGGCAGGAAACATGCTGCTAGACCCCTGGGGCAGGATTCCTCTGCTGGGTAGGACTGACACAGAACTCATGGAGGCACGCATCTTCTGAGCTGCCGTAGCCCTCTTGGGAACAGGGGATCGACCTCTACTTGCAATCCCATCATCTACATTGCTAACTGTAAGGCTCTGTGCACcttcaaaggaattgtccatcaAGACCTCAAGAGGAGGGGGTGGCAGACTTTCTAGGTCCAAATCATATGTCCTACAACTGCTGACCCCACTGCTCATTATGGATTCAATGTCACCTACTCCAGGCATAACGTGAACACCACACTTTCGTACCCCTTTGAGAGGCCCCAACACTTTGGATGCCTCTTGTTTGTGCTCTTCCACCCCCTGGCTGAAGGTGTCAATCAGCCTTTTGACAGAATTCCTTCCCCGGTACAGTCCTGAGCATGGACGATGTAACAATGGGGGGCTGGGAGGTGGGGTGGCTTTCAGTGGCCCCAATGTAGGGCTAGGAGGTGGGGTGGCTTTCAACGGCCCCTTGGTGTTTTTCttgtctttctttttcttttcctCCTCAATGTCCTTGCCTGCCTTGTGTTCCCCGGAGTCATGCTTCATAAGCCCTGCATTGTCCTGGATTGGAAGAGTGTTGTTGTTCTTCTGCAGGGTGGGGCATAGACGACTGGATGCTGGTGACGTCGCAGAATCTCCCGGGTTCTGTTTAGTGAGACCTGCCTTGGTATTCCCCTCCATCCTGCCTTTGCTCATCCTCTCTAGCCTGTGACTAAGATCCTTCTGTGTCCTCTCTAGTTCAATCAGTGTTTGATCTTCACCTTTGCTGCGAACGGATTCTGCAGACTGTGAACGATGCTCATTAGGAACAGGGGTCTTTTTA
This window harbors:
- the LOC115202793 gene encoding photoreceptor cilium actin regulator, which gives rise to MGCSPSKGNNFVAHGTFMRDRTLLPGGKESTGESQSDCGGSGSSSGTGDTDGETWERRDGERRLAGQTQSVQKEALSTPQKKRPSLTELVPEGVMLDKKVGTQETNKTGQHGKEKQGDKQDMADKKGGRKPKKNGKGVKSAKKKEKEKKAPLVEQKVDFPEPLVKAHQAAYAFLNPSISKYEILLGLLDQATQTQVSVQPMVTFMAMRYEEINRGLEEMADEGERLLKDNGEHLAWPSPMKNLSSSPPLKSGSINAEPPPDLLQQLLQYTTQRMRNVGQSVGGIGDSALEEAAEYFTSVSELLEDKLKAKHAVETRLMQLLTRIEAASLRKPGPEDSALFSEDSGIGAESESLAGSERRLLCESCESTGSNRTTSYSPFGINASPVQQGAPRQKFIKKVSHSNSLNSIDSVCTIMDKGSASLDDGEEQDDDDEGEEEGQGGRKRSNASLSDPNQQHCRLVPKRIENPQNVEMTLKMKDAISGRIRFVPSQRDSAKTKPTDSPKTRCQWTEGGSPKWPQRAASVRREIKKTPVPNEHRSQSAESVRSKGEDQTLIELERTQKDLSHRLERMSKGRMEGNTKAGLTKQNPGDSATSPASSRLCPTLQKNNNTLPIQDNAGLMKHDSGEHKAGKDIEEEKKKKDKKNTKGPLKATPPPSPTLGPLKATPPPSPPLLHRPCSGLYRGRNSVKRLIDTFSQGVEEHKQEASKVLGPLKGVRKCGVHVMPGVGDIESIMSSGVSSCRTYDLDLESLPPPPLEVLMDNSFEGAQSLTVSNVDDGIASRGRSPVPKRATAAQKMRASMSSVSVLPSRGILPQGSSSMFPARMVRRDIYASSSISHDEHQLEVDPETEEAATLYKQARKIIHLRHSSESPIEKGQAVPRRPSPNRAESGGRQGDDSPSETVPPTSTISSQPPDTPPASRIRMLPSTPSTPSGLHRRLPSPTTFRKQPTPPSTNSPPAIRKLPTPPPLQRRLPSPPAPRKVLTPNSSSSDSTHSFKAPSPPTSPRVQRWKRENSSKDSSPGASAISQLISNARSVFCPASSSLFEAQPCPVPCPPQAWASISGSVVPRSWGNRGRLPMSVRGPKPFIRRSHSDRRPSLSLPSRAPIVSFAETCGSEPAISIQGLEDEPSRDDESWDSKSDFRGNAHSASHPDLCIVGQGLTL